A window from Salarias fasciatus chromosome 11, fSalaFa1.1, whole genome shotgun sequence encodes these proteins:
- the dhdds gene encoding dehydrodolichyl diphosphate synthase complex subunit DHDDS has translation MSWIKEGELNLLERISANVLKAGPMPKHVAFIMDGNRRFARKKNMERQEGHMQGFNKLAETLRWCKHLNIPEVTVYAFSIENFKRTKDEVDGLMELARQKFERLLEERDNLEKHGVCIRVLGDLNMLPLDLQQLIAKAVITTRDHNKCFLNVCFAYTSRYEITNAVREMAWGVEQSLIKASDVSEALLGECLYSNNSPNPDLLIRTSGEVRLSDFLLWQTSHSCLVFQSVLWPEYSFWNLCEAILQYQLNHKSIQKARDLHREHQALQQLEADRACVAEHLQYHGNGKPADAQRRQEALQRYTACREERVRDFLQALKHKRDSFFNDLCSEAVSA, from the exons ATGTCGTGGATAAAAGAAGGAGAATTAAATCTGCTTGAAAGGATTTCTGCTAATGTTCTGAAG GCGGGACCGATGCCCAAACATGTGGCCTTCATCATGGATGGAAATCGACGCTTCGCCCGCAAGAAAAACATGGAGCGTCAGGAAGGACACATGCAGGGCTTCAACAAACTGGCCGAG ACGCTGCGCTGGTGCAAACATCTGAACATCCCGGAGGTGACGGTGTACGCCTTCAGCATCGAGAACTTCAAGCGCACCAAAGACGAGGTGGACGGGTTGATGGAGCTAGCCAGGCAGAAATTcgagaggctgctggaggagcg GGACAATTTGGAGAAGCACGGCGTTTGTATTCGCGTGCTGGGCGACTTAAACATGCTGCCGCTggacctccagcagctcattGCCAAAGCTGTGATCACAACCAGAGATCACAACAA GTGTTTTCTCAATGTGTGCTTTGCCTACACGTCGAGATACGAAATCACCAATGCAGTCAGAGAAATGGCTTGGGGAGTGGAGCAGAGCCTGATCAAAGCCAG CGACGTCTCCGAGGCGTTGCTAGGCGAGTGTCTGTACAGCAATAACTCCCCCAATCCCGATTTGCTCATCCGCACCTCTGGAGAGGTGCGCCTCAGCGACTTCCTTCTTTGGCAG acgtCTCACTCCTGTCTAGTGTTTCAGTCCGTTCTGTGGCCGGAGTACTCCTTCTGGAACCTGTGTGAAGCGATCCTCCAATATCAGTTAAATCACAAATCCATCCag AAAGCCAGAGATCTCCATCGAGAGCATCAggccctccagcagctggaggcagacCGGGCCTGCGTGGCCGAGCACTTGCAGTATCACGGGAACGGGAAGCCCGCCGACGCCCAGAGAAgacaggaggcgctgcagcgcTACACCGCCTGCCGGGAAGAACGAGTCCGAGACTTCCTACAAGCACTGAAGCACAAGAGAGACTCTTTCTTTAACGACTTATGCAGCGAAGCCGTCTCGGCCTAG
- the ago1 gene encoding protein argonaute-1 → MEPGPSGAVPMGVFPPPLQQVFHAPRRPGMGTVGKPIKLLANYFEVEIPKMDVYHYEVDIKPDKCPRRVNREVVEYMVQHFKPQLFGDRKPVYDGKKNIYTVLALPIGSEKVDFEVTIPGEGKDRIFKVSIRWLAKVSWRLLQETLVSGRLQVPLDSVQALDVAMRHLASMRYTPVGRSFFSPPEGYYHPLGGGREVWFGFHQSVRPAMWKMMLNIDVSATAFYKAQPVIEFMCEVLDIRNIDEQPKTLTDSQRVRFTKEIKGLKVEVTHCGQMKRKYRVCNVTRRPASHQTFPLQLESGQTVECTVAQYFKQKYNLQLKYPHLPCLQVGQEQKHTYLPLEVCNIVAGQRCIKKLTDNQTSTMIKATARSAPDRQEEISRLMKNANFNLDPYIQEFGIKVKDDMAEVTGRVLPAPILQYGGRNRAIATPNQGVWDMRGKQFYNGIEIKVWAIACFAPQKQCREEVLKNFTDQLRKISKDAGMPIQGQPCFCKYAQGADSVEPMFRHLKNTYSGLQLIIVILPGKTPVYAEVKRVGDTLLGMATQCVQVKNVVKTSPQTLSNLCLKINVKLGGINNILVPHQRSAVFQQPVIFLGADVTHPPAGDGKKPSITAVVGSMDAHPSRYCATVRVQRPRQEIIEDLSYMVRELLIQFYKSTRFKPTRIIFYRDGVPEGQLPQILHYELLAIRDACIKLEKDYQPGITYIVVQKRHHTRLFCADKSERIGKSGNIPAGTTVDTSITHPFEFDFYLCSHAGIQGTSRPSHYYVLWDDNRFTADELQILTYQLCHTYVRCTRSVSIPAPAYYARLVAFRARYHLVDKEHDSGEGSHVSGQSNGRDPQALAKAVQIHHDTLRTMYFA, encoded by the exons ATGGAGCCGGGACCGTCTGGCGCTG TGCCCATGGGGGTCTTCCCCCCACCCCTGCAGCAGGTGTTCCATGCCCCCCGCCGGCCGGGCATGGGCACCGTGGGCAAGCCCATCAAGCTGCTGGCCAACTACTTTGAAGTGGAGATCCCAAAGATGGACGTCTATCACTACGAGGTGGACATCAAACCCGACAAGTGCCCGCGACGAGTCAACAG AGAGGTGGTGGAGTACATGGTGCAGCACTTCAAGCCCCAGCTCTTTGGCGACAGGAAGCCGGTGTACGATGGCAAGAAGAACATCTACACGGTGTTAGCGCTTCCTATTGGGAGTGAGAAG gTGGATTTTGAGGTAACCATCCCCGGTGAGGGTAAGGATCGAATCTTCAAGGTGTCCATCCGTTGGCTGGCCAAGGTGTCGTGGCGCCTGCTGCAGGAGACTCTGGTCAGCGGGCGGCTGCAGGTCCCCCTTGACTCGGTCCAAGCCCTGGATGTGGCCATGCGTCACTTGGCCTCTATGAG GTACACTCCTGTGGGCCGTTCGTTTTTCTCCCCACCTGAAGGATACTACCACCCCCTGGGCGGGGGGAGGGAGGTCTGGTTTGGCTTCCATCAGTCGGTGCGCCCCGCCATGTGGAAGATGATGCTGAACATTGATG tGTCAGCCACAGCCTTCTACAAAGCCCAGCCTGTAATCGAGTTCATGTGTGAGGTTTTGGACATTCGCAACATTGATGAGCAGCCGAAGACTCTCACTGACTCACAAAGGGTCCGCTTCACCAAGGAGATTAAAG GCCTGAAGGTGGAGGTGACCCACTGCGGCCAAATGAAGAGGAAGTACCGTGTATGCAATGTCACCAGACGTCCAGCCAGCCACCAAAC gttTCCCCTACAGCTTGAAAGTGGGCAGACAGTCGAATGTACAGTGGCCCAGTACTTCAAGCAGAAGTACAACCTGCAGCTAAAATACCCCCACCTGCCCTGTCTACAGGTGGGACAGGAGCAGAAGCACACCTACCTGCCCCTAGAG GTGTGTAACATTGTAGCCGGTCAGCGATGCATCAAGAAACTGACAGATAATCAGACCTCCACCATGATCAAAGCCACGGCTCGCTCTGCGCCCGACAGGCAAGAGGAGATCAGCAGGCTG ATGAAGAACGCCAACTTCAACCTGGACCCGTACATCCAGGAGTTTGGGATCAAGGTGAAGGATGACATGGCCGAGGTGACGGGCCGAGTGCTGCCAGCGCCTATTCTGCAGTACGGAGGACGG AACCGAGCTATAGCCACGCCCAACCAGGGAGTGTGGGACATGAGGGGGAAGCAGTTTTACAACGGCATCGAGATCAAAGTTTGGGCCATCGCCTGCTTCGCTCCCCAGAAACAGTGCAGAGAAGAGGTGCTCAA GAACTTCACAGACCAGCTCCGCAAAATCTCTAAAGACGCTGGGATGCCCATTCAAGGCCAGCCCTGTTTCTGTAAATACGCCCAGGGAGCGGACAGCGTGGAGCCCATGTTCAGACACCTGAAGAACACATATTCGGGACTGCAGCTCATCATCGTCATCCTGCCGGGAAAAACCCCCGTCTACG CGGAGGTGAAGCGTGTGGGAGACACTCTGCTCGGCATGGCCACGCAGTGCGTCCAGGTGAAGAACGTGGTGAAGACGTCCCCTCAGACCCTCTCCAACCTCTGCCTCAAGATCAATGTGAAGCTGGGAGGCATCAACAACATCCTGGTGCCTCACCAACG GTCGGCCGTGTTTCAGCAGCCAGTCATCTTCCTGGGAGCAGATGTCACACACCCACCAGCTGGAGATGGCAAGAAGCCCTCCATTACTGCT GTGGTAGGCAGTATGGATGCCCATCCCAGCAGATACTGTGCCACCGTGCGCGTCCAGAGACCCAGGCAGGAAATCATCGAAGACTTGTCCTACATGGTGCGTGAACTGCTCATCCAGTTCTACAAGTCCACCCGCTTCAAGCCCACCAGGATCATCTTCTACAGAGACGGCGTTCCGGAGGGCCAGTTGCCGCAG ATTCTCCACTATGAGCTCCTGGCCATCAGAGATGCTTGTATAAAGTTGGAGAAAGACTATCAGCCTGGTATCACCTACATTGTGGTACAGAAACGCCACCACACACGCCTCTTCTGTGCAGACAAATCTGAAAGG ATTGGGAAGAGTGGGAATATTCCTGCAGGGACTACAGTGGACACCAGCATCACTCATCCCTTTGAGTTCGACTTCTACCTGTGCAGCCACGCAGGCATCCAG GGCACCAGCCGGCCGTCTCATTACTACGTCCTGTGGGACGACAATCGCTTCACGGCTGACGAGCTGCAGATCCTCACCTACCAGTTGTGCCACACTTACGTGCGCTGCACCCGCTCAGTCTCCATCCCCGCGCCAGCCTACTATGCTCGTCTTGTGGCCTTCCGCGCCCGCTACCACCTGGTGGACAAAGAACACGACAG TGGAGAGGGCAGCCACGTGTCTGGTCAGAGCAACGGCCGGGACCCCCAGGCGCTGGCCAAAGCTGTTCAGATTCACCACGACACCCTGAGGACCATGTACTTCGCCTGA